The following are from one region of the Stanieria sp. NIES-3757 genome:
- a CDS encoding transposase IS4 family protein has product MLRKSYNTRMDKKLLELYSDYIISSFGQITATGLSRVLEGSISHDKITRFLSAKDLESRELWKLVKPVVREYEQEDGVLIVDDTIEKKPHTQENELVCWHHDHQENRSVKGINIINYVYSVEDISLPIGFDVVKKSIKFCEVKTKKEKRKATATKNELTRNQLKICSQNQLKYRYVLADSWFSSKENMAFICQDLDKHLIMALKSNRTVALSEENKKQGCFTRIDELNWSEDGLKDWTFLFSSIVKSLKTKMAVLVFCIWLVVI; this is encoded by the coding sequence ATGTTACGCAAAAGCTATAATACTCGAATGGACAAAAAGCTTTTGGAACTATACAGCGATTATATTATCAGCTCGTTTGGACAGATAACAGCGACAGGATTATCAAGAGTATTAGAAGGAAGTATCAGTCACGATAAAATAACTCGTTTCCTGTCGGCTAAAGACTTAGAGTCACGAGAGCTGTGGAAGTTAGTGAAACCAGTGGTCAGGGAGTATGAACAAGAAGATGGTGTGTTGATTGTGGATGACACCATAGAGAAAAAACCTCATACCCAAGAGAATGAGTTAGTGTGCTGGCATCATGACCATCAAGAAAACCGTTCTGTCAAGGGAATTAACATCATCAACTATGTTTATAGTGTCGAAGACATAAGCCTACCAATTGGGTTTGATGTCGTCAAAAAGTCCATAAAATTTTGTGAGGTAAAAACAAAGAAGGAAAAACGAAAAGCAACAGCAACAAAAAATGAATTAACACGAAATCAATTAAAAATTTGCTCCCAGAATCAACTCAAATACAGGTATGTGCTAGCTGATAGTTGGTTTTCCTCGAAGGAAAATATGGCTTTTATCTGTCAGGATTTAGATAAGCACTTGATCATGGCTCTCAAAAGCAATCGTACCGTAGCCTTGAGTGAAGAAAACAAAAAACAGGGTTGTTTTACCAGAATTGATGAACTCAACTGGTCAGAGGATGGCTTAAAGGACTGGACTTTCCTGTTCTCATCTATCGTCAAGTCTTTAAAAACCAAGATGGCAGTACTGGTATTTTGTATTTGGCTTGTAGTGATTTAA
- a CDS encoding hypothetical protein (conserved hypothetical protein), with amino-acid sequence MVEQSKTVTNNIAREEQRTDRTKAAFSLLDHFVKAYNNGETYIKRGLTLFGLGSILAGASFSVGQRLPNHKVTLPQNSSDTPTANVSSPSTSQAPAQPAPQPQIIYITPPTQAIAPASPTPEPVVKTPPIQSPSVPEELSQVKQTLDSVQQISGAMADIQQDFNPLFEGEDD; translated from the coding sequence ATGGTCGAACAATCAAAAACTGTTACTAACAATATCGCTCGCGAAGAGCAACGAACAGATAGAACTAAAGCAGCTTTTAGTCTTTTAGATCATTTTGTCAAAGCCTACAATAATGGTGAAACTTATATTAAACGTGGTTTGACATTGTTCGGACTAGGAAGTATTTTGGCTGGAGCTTCTTTTAGCGTTGGTCAACGCTTACCTAATCATAAAGTAACACTTCCTCAAAACTCTTCCGATACTCCTACTGCTAACGTTTCTTCTCCTTCTACCTCTCAAGCACCTGCTCAACCTGCTCCTCAACCTCAAATTATTTATATCACACCACCAACTCAAGCGATCGCTCCAGCATCCCCTACTCCCGAACCTGTAGTTAAAACTCCTCCAATTCAATCACCATCAGTTCCTGAAGAACTATCTCAAGTGAAACAAACATTAGACTCAGTTCAACAAATTTCTGGTGCGATGGCAGATATTCAACAAGACTTCAATCCCTTATTTGAAGGAGAGGACGATTAA
- a CDS encoding Alpha/beta hydrolase fold-3 domain protein encodes MDTQVNSQAVKVLEVADDPRLSKETKEFLKVLNSDGIALETLPPLEARQVLVDAQATVQVDLSGIEESEKTIAADGYSITLNIVRPEGVKGRLPVFMFIHGGGWVLGDYPTHKRMVRDLVVLSGFTAVFVNYTRTPDAQYPQAINEIYAATKWVAEHGEEIGVDGKKLAVVGNSVGGNMSAVTTLMAKAKGEPEIKLQILMWPIVDANFETNSYQQFGEQRFLTTSLMKWMYDLYIPDSEKRKDIYASPLQATIEQLKGLPPALIQLAESDILHDEGEAYGRKLDEAGVNVTTVRYDGMIHDFGLLNSLAELPPTRSLFVQAAAELKKHLH; translated from the coding sequence ATGGATACTCAAGTAAACTCGCAAGCAGTGAAAGTTTTGGAAGTCGCAGACGATCCTCGTCTTTCTAAAGAAACAAAGGAATTTTTGAAAGTACTAAATTCAGATGGTATAGCTTTAGAGACATTACCTCCACTTGAAGCGCGTCAAGTACTCGTAGATGCACAAGCTACCGTTCAAGTAGACCTTTCAGGCATTGAGGAGTCTGAGAAAACGATTGCTGCTGACGGTTATTCGATTACCCTCAATATCGTGCGTCCTGAAGGTGTTAAAGGCAGATTGCCTGTTTTTATGTTTATTCACGGCGGTGGTTGGGTGCTAGGCGATTACCCGACGCACAAACGCATGGTTCGCGATCTTGTTGTGCTTTCAGGTTTTACGGCTGTCTTTGTCAACTACACTCGAACTCCAGATGCTCAATATCCACAAGCTATTAATGAGATTTATGCAGCTACTAAATGGGTTGCTGAACATGGTGAGGAAATTGGTGTTGATGGCAAAAAGCTGGCAGTCGTTGGAAATAGTGTTGGCGGTAATATGTCGGCGGTAACTACTTTGATGGCGAAAGCAAAAGGGGAACCTGAGATTAAGTTGCAAATCCTGATGTGGCCGATTGTAGACGCTAATTTTGAAACGAATTCTTATCAGCAATTTGGCGAGCAACGTTTTTTGACCACATCTTTGATGAAGTGGATGTATGACTTGTATATTCCTGACTCAGAAAAACGCAAAGACATCTATGCCTCTCCTCTACAGGCTACTATTGAGCAACTCAAAGGCTTGCCTCCAGCGTTAATTCAGCTTGCAGAAAGCGATATCTTGCATGATGAAGGCGAAGCGTATGGACGGAAGTTAGATGAAGCTGGAGTAAACGTGACAACTGTGCGCTATGACGGCATGATTCATGACTTTGGATTGTTGAATAGTTTAGCCGAGCTTCCACCAACTCGTTCTCTTTTTGTTCAAGCTGCTGCTGAACTGAAGAAGCATCTTCATTAG
- a CDS encoding Short-chain dehydrogenase/reductase SDR, which produces MTLLAGIDKINVLIVGASRGIGLGFVRQLLLEPRITKIYATYRDQESAIELISLVEQFGDRLVTLGLDVTNESQIATAVAKINSEITQLHLVINCVGILHEDKLQPEKSLKQIDPEHLIRYFQVNSIGSVLLAKYLLPLLRHKQPSIFAAISAKIGSIGDNQLGGWYGYRASKAALNMFMKTVAIEYSRRCPQTIVVTLHPGTTDTELSQPFQKNVPPEKLFPVEKTVNQLLVVLAKLGLNDSGKFFSWDGKVLPW; this is translated from the coding sequence ATGACTCTTTTAGCTGGAATTGACAAAATTAATGTCTTAATTGTCGGTGCTAGTCGAGGTATCGGCTTGGGTTTTGTGCGTCAGCTATTATTAGAACCTAGAATTACTAAAATTTATGCTACCTATCGCGATCAAGAATCTGCAATTGAATTAATCTCGTTAGTTGAACAATTTGGCGATCGATTAGTTACTCTTGGTTTAGATGTTACTAATGAATCACAAATAGCTACAGCCGTAGCCAAAATTAATTCAGAAATAACTCAACTTCATTTAGTAATTAATTGTGTTGGTATTCTTCACGAAGATAAATTACAACCTGAGAAAAGTCTTAAACAAATTGACCCCGAGCATTTAATCAGATACTTTCAGGTTAATAGTATTGGTTCGGTGTTATTAGCTAAATATTTATTACCTTTGTTGCGACATAAACAACCTAGTATTTTTGCTGCTATTTCTGCCAAAATCGGTAGTATTGGTGATAATCAATTAGGAGGATGGTATGGTTATCGTGCTTCTAAAGCAGCCTTAAATATGTTTATGAAAACAGTAGCCATTGAGTATAGTCGTAGATGCCCTCAAACTATTGTTGTTACTCTTCATCCAGGCACAACCGATACTGAACTTTCTCAACCTTTTCAAAAAAATGTTCCTCCAGAAAAATTGTTTCCTGTAGAAAAAACTGTCAATCAATTATTGGTAGTACTAGCCAAATTGGGTCTCAATGATAGCGGTAAATTTTTTAGTTGGGATGGTAAGGTTTTACCTTGGTAA
- a CDS encoding coenzyme F420 hydrogenase/dehydrogenase beta subunit domain protein, with protein sequence MTSVIPHKKAKALKPGSRRPAKELCSECGLCDTYYIHYVKEACAFLNQQVAELEAQAHGRSRNLDNENDWYFGVHQEMMAARKQQPIAGAQWTGIVSTIACEMLTHGLVEGVVCVQNTEEDRFQPKPIIATTPEEILAARVNKPTLSPNLSVLEQIEQSGMKRLLVIGVGCQIQALRVVEKELGLEKLYVLGTPCVDNVSREGLQKFLETTSKSPDTVVHYEFMQDFRVHFKHEDGSVEKVPFFGLKTNQLKDVFAPSCMSCFDYVNSLADLVVGYMGAPFGWQWIVVRNQTGKEMLELVQDQLDTQPVMSHGDRKQAVQQSIPAYDKAVTLPMWAAKMMGVVIEKIGPKGLEYARFSIDSHFTRNYLYVKRNHPEKLDAHVPEYAKRIVGQYQLPKS encoded by the coding sequence ATGACCTCGGTTATTCCTCATAAAAAAGCCAAAGCCCTCAAACCTGGTAGTCGTCGTCCTGCGAAAGAACTTTGTAGCGAATGTGGACTGTGCGACACTTATTACATTCATTATGTCAAAGAAGCCTGTGCTTTTCTCAATCAACAAGTAGCCGAATTAGAAGCACAAGCTCACGGGCGCAGTCGAAATTTAGATAATGAGAATGATTGGTATTTTGGGGTACATCAGGAAATGATGGCAGCCCGAAAACAACAACCAATTGCAGGGGCGCAATGGACAGGAATTGTTAGTACCATTGCTTGTGAAATGCTTACTCATGGTTTAGTTGAGGGGGTAGTTTGTGTCCAAAATACCGAGGAAGATCGCTTTCAGCCGAAGCCAATAATTGCCACAACTCCTGAAGAAATTTTAGCAGCGAGGGTCAATAAACCAACTCTTTCTCCTAACCTATCGGTTCTTGAACAAATTGAACAGTCAGGGATGAAGCGGTTGTTAGTGATTGGGGTAGGCTGTCAAATTCAAGCTTTGCGGGTAGTAGAGAAAGAATTAGGGTTAGAAAAACTCTACGTTTTAGGTACTCCTTGTGTGGATAATGTCAGTCGTGAGGGGTTACAAAAATTTTTAGAAACAACTAGTAAATCGCCCGATACCGTAGTTCACTACGAGTTTATGCAAGATTTTCGCGTTCACTTCAAGCATGAAGACGGTTCAGTTGAAAAAGTACCGTTTTTTGGCTTAAAAACCAATCAATTAAAAGATGTCTTTGCACCTTCTTGCATGAGTTGTTTTGATTATGTTAATTCTTTGGCAGATTTAGTTGTGGGTTATATGGGCGCGCCTTTTGGTTGGCAATGGATTGTGGTTCGCAACCAAACAGGTAAAGAAATGCTGGAGTTAGTTCAAGATCAATTAGATACTCAACCAGTTATGTCACACGGCGATCGCAAACAAGCCGTACAACAAAGTATCCCTGCCTATGATAAAGCGGTAACTCTCCCGATGTGGGCAGCTAAAATGATGGGTGTAGTGATTGAAAAAATTGGCCCGAAAGGTTTAGAATACGCCCGATTTTCGATTGATTCTCATTTTACTCGCAATTATCTTTATGTAAAACGCAATCATCCCGAAAAATTAGATGCTCATGTTCCTGAATATGCTAAACGGATTGTGGGGCAGTATCAATTACCAAAATCTTGA
- a CDS encoding alkyl hydroperoxide reductase/ Thiol specific antioxidant/ Mal allergen: MVLAVGTVAPSFTTTDDEGNTVSLSDFQGKVVVMYFYPKDDTPGCTKQAQSFRDNYEEYQNKDMVVLGVSMDDATSHKQFKEKYGLPFKLLVDSNGAITKAYDVDGGGYAKRVTYIIDGEGKITHVDANVNTSSHAQDILSVVG; encoded by the coding sequence ATGGTTTTAGCAGTCGGAACCGTTGCACCATCCTTTACAACTACAGATGATGAAGGTAATACTGTTTCTTTGTCTGATTTTCAAGGCAAAGTAGTCGTTATGTATTTTTATCCTAAAGATGATACTCCTGGTTGCACCAAACAAGCTCAAAGCTTCCGCGATAATTATGAAGAATATCAAAATAAGGACATGGTAGTCTTAGGAGTCAGCATGGATGACGCAACCTCTCACAAACAATTTAAAGAAAAATACGGCTTACCTTTTAAACTACTTGTAGATAGTAATGGTGCAATTACTAAAGCTTATGATGTTGATGGTGGTGGCTACGCTAAACGAGTAACTTACATTATTGATGGTGAAGGAAAGATTACTCATGTTGATGCTAACGTTAATACTAGCTCTCACGCGCAAGATATTCTTTCTGTAGTTGGCTAG
- a CDS encoding cobalt ABC transporter, inner membrane subunit CbiQ translates to MKLALDRYAYLNSPIHQWQQTYKFVGLLGLIFAFAFVQKIILLPVILVISVIIYGLAKLPFTFLISRLRYPGWFILSVVILLPFLAGDTVIWQLGWLAIKQEGLKATFLVSVRFFCILTVSLVLFGTAPFLTSIRAIRSLGLPPIMVDMTLLAYRYLEQLGDMLVTMQRAIKLKGFDNKKLNYRNLKILSQLTGSLLIRSYEQSQRVYQAMVLRGYGYQNKPKNSGVTIKNITRDRYSFTAMMICLALSLLLVLAEVVLSISY, encoded by the coding sequence ATGAAGTTAGCTTTAGATCGATATGCTTATTTAAACTCCCCAATTCATCAGTGGCAACAGACCTATAAATTTGTTGGTTTATTAGGATTAATATTTGCTTTTGCTTTTGTTCAAAAAATTATTTTATTACCAGTCATTTTGGTAATTTCTGTAATTATTTATGGTTTGGCTAAATTACCTTTTACTTTTTTGATTTCTAGATTACGTTATCCTGGCTGGTTTATTTTAAGTGTAGTAATTTTATTACCTTTTTTAGCTGGAGATACTGTAATTTGGCAATTAGGATGGTTGGCAATTAAACAAGAAGGATTAAAAGCAACTTTTTTGGTTTCTGTTCGTTTTTTTTGTATCTTGACTGTTAGTTTAGTTTTATTTGGAACCGCACCATTTTTAACTAGTATTAGAGCAATACGCTCTTTGGGACTTCCTCCAATTATGGTAGATATGACTCTATTAGCGTATCGTTATTTAGAACAGTTGGGTGATATGTTAGTAACAATGCAAAGAGCAATCAAGCTAAAAGGATTTGACAATAAAAAATTAAATTATCGTAATTTAAAAATTTTATCTCAATTGACTGGTAGTTTGTTAATTAGAAGTTACGAGCAGTCTCAGCGAGTTTATCAAGCAATGGTTTTACGAGGTTATGGTTATCAAAATAAACCAAAAAATTCTGGAGTAACCATTAAAAATATCACTAGAGATAGATATAGTTTTACTGCTATGATGATATGTTTGGCGTTATCATTATTATTAGTTTTAGCCGAAGTAGTTTTGTCTATTAGTTATTAG
- a CDS encoding putative cobalt ABC transporter family, ATP-binding protein, with amino-acid sequence MKELTKIFSKDQLNVTALQVSNLCFNYQQNYTALTDINLKIGLGESVGLIGANGAGKTTLFFNLCGVMTPSYGEIKLFNRLVKPGEFRSEIGLVFQNPEDQLFCPTVRDDIAFGPENMGLSPQEVQHRVDEALSLTGVSHLADRIPYQLSGGEKCMVAIASVLAMRPKILLYDEPSANLDLRARRKLIDFLKTSAETIMISSHDLELILEVCDRVILLNQGRVVADGVPAKIMSDRVLMEANGLEVPHSLTHERKQ; translated from the coding sequence ATGAAAGAACTAACTAAAATTTTTTCCAAAGATCAATTGAATGTTACAGCATTACAAGTTAGTAATTTGTGTTTTAATTATCAGCAGAATTATACAGCTTTAACTGATATTAACTTAAAAATTGGTCTGGGAGAAAGTGTTGGCTTAATTGGAGCTAATGGAGCAGGAAAAACTACTTTATTTTTTAATCTTTGTGGAGTTATGACTCCTAGCTATGGCGAAATAAAATTATTCAATCGCCTAGTAAAACCTGGAGAATTTCGTTCAGAAATTGGTTTAGTTTTTCAAAATCCTGAAGATCAATTATTTTGTCCTACTGTTAGAGATGACATTGCTTTTGGCCCAGAAAATATGGGTTTGTCTCCTCAAGAAGTACAACATCGTGTCGATGAAGCACTGTCTTTAACAGGAGTGAGTCATTTAGCTGATAGAATTCCTTATCAACTTTCTGGTGGTGAAAAATGTATGGTAGCGATCGCATCAGTCTTAGCCATGCGTCCCAAAATTTTACTCTACGATGAACCTAGTGCAAATTTGGATTTACGGGCAAGAAGAAAATTAATCGATTTTTTAAAAACTTCGGCAGAAACGATTATGATATCTTCCCACGATTTAGAATTAATTTTAGAAGTATGCGATCGCGTTATTCTGCTCAATCAAGGGCGTGTTGTAGCTGATGGTGTGCCTGCTAAAATTATGAGCGATCGGGTTTTAATGGAAGCTAATGGGTTAGAAGTACCTCATTCTCTGACTCATGAACGAAAGCAATAA